A region of Candidatus Neptunochlamydia vexilliferae DNA encodes the following proteins:
- a CDS encoding DUF1003 domain-containing protein has protein sequence MADRMAKFGGSWKFILSFFFLLILWMVINTLFFTEERFDPYPFILLNLVLSCLAAIQAPIIMMSQSRQAEKDRLQANKEYQPNLKAELEIQQLHSRLDLFMKQQWESLLELQRIQLELTEELIDGKKK, from the coding sequence ATGGCCGATCGGATGGCTAAGTTTGGGGGAAGCTGGAAGTTTATCCTATCCTTCTTTTTCCTACTGATTCTCTGGATGGTCATCAATACCCTCTTCTTTACTGAAGAGAGATTTGATCCCTACCCTTTTATCCTTTTGAACCTTGTTCTTTCTTGCTTAGCAGCGATCCAAGCACCGATTATTATGATGAGCCAAAGTCGGCAAGCAGAAAAAGATCGCTTGCAAGCTAATAAAGAATATCAACCAAACTTAAAGGCAGAGCTTGAAATCCAGCAGCTCCACTCTCGACTCGATCTTTTTATGAAACAACAATGGGAATCACTTCTTGAACTCCAACGTATTCAGCTAGAACTTACTGAAGAGCTTATCGACGGAAAAAAGAAGTAA